A window of Variovorax paradoxus EPS genomic DNA:
ACAGCGTGTCGACCGGCAGGTCGATCATGAATTGCTGGCGGATCATCGACATCAGCTGCACGATCATCAGCGAGTGCCCGCCGAGTTCGAAGAAGTTGTCATTCACGCCGACGCGCGGCAGATGCAGCGTTTCGGCCCAGAGGCCGGCGAGGATCTTTTCGGTCGGCGTGCGCGGCGCGGCGTAGGGAGTGGCGGCCTGCACCTCCGGCGGCGGCAGCGCCTTGCGGTCGAGCTTGCCGCTCGGGCCGAGCGGCAGCGACGGGAGGCTGACGAAGGCCGACGGAACCATGTACTCGGGCAGCGATTGCGCGAGGTGCGTGCGCAGCTCGGCCGCTTGCGGATCGGTGGCATCGGCGGCCACGAAGTAGGCGACCAGGCGCTTCTCGCCTGGCACGTCTTCGCGCGCCACCACCGCGGCCTGCGCGACCTGCGGGTGCTGCAACAACACCGATTCGATCTCGCCCGGCTCGATGCGCAATCCGCGGATCTTCACTTGCTGATCAGCGCGGCCGAGGAAGTCGAGGCTGCCGTCCTTGCGCCAGCGCGCAAGGTCGCCGGTGCGGTACATGCGGCTGCCGGGCGCGCCGTAAGGATTGGCGATGAAGCGCTCGGCACTGAGCAACGGGCGCTTGAGGTAGCCGCGGGCGAGGCCGACGCCTGCGATGAACAGCTCGCCGGTCACGCCCGCCGGCACGGGCTGCATGCCGCTGTCGAGCACGTGCATCTGCGTGTTCCAGATCGGGCGGCCGATGGGGACGCTCGTGGCCTCCGCATCGTCCGTGCGTTCGCATTCCCACGAAGTGACGTCGACCGCGGCCTCGGTCGGACCGTAGAGGTTGTGCAGCTCGCACGAAAGGCGCTGCTGGAACTGCGATTGCAGCGCGGGCGACAGCGCCTCGCCGCTGCAGATCACACGGCGCAGTGTGGTGCACTCGGCAGCCGTGGGTTCGAGCAGGAAGACCTCGAGCATCGACGGCACGAAGTGAATCGTCGTGATGCCCTCTTCCGCGATCAGCCCAGCGAGGTACGCCGCATCCTTGTGGCCGCCCGGCTTCGCGAGCACCAGCGTGGCGCCGTCGATCAGCGGCCAGAAGAACTCCCACACCGACACGTCGAAGCTGGAAGGCGTCTTCTGCAGCACGCGGTCGGCGGCCTGCAGGCCGTAGCGGTCCTGCATCCAGCAGAGGCGGTTGACGATCGCGCGGTGCGACACGACTGCGCCCTTGGGCATGCCGGTAGAGCCCGAGGTGTAGATCACGTAGGCCGGGTGCGAGGGGTCGATCGCGACGCCGGGGTTGGTGTCGGCGCAACTCTCCAAATCCGCAATCGTTTGCGCTACATCGATCAGCAATGTGGTGGCGGCTGCCGGCAGCGACTCCGCGAGGGATTCGGTCGTGACGAGGCACACGGGCTGCGCATCGCCGAGCATGAAGGCGATGCGGTCTTGCGGGAAGTCCGGATCGACCGGCAAGTACGCCGCGCCGGTCTTCAGCGTGGCGAGCAAAGCGACCATCAGGTCCATCGAACGCGGAATCGCGAGTGCCACGGTGCGCTCCGGGCCCGCGCCGCGTGCGCGCAGCAGGTGCGCGAGACGGTTGGCGCGGCGGTTCAGTTCTTCGTTGGGCATCGCCTCACCGTCGAAGCGCAACGCGATGGCTTGCGGATTGGCGGCGAGTTGCGCTTCGATGAGCGCGGTGAGGTGCATGTCGGGCACGGTATGGGCCGTGTCGTTCCATGTAACCAGCAACTGCTTGCGCTCGTCGGCGCCGAGCAGATCGATCTGTCCGACAGCCTGCAACGGCAGACGGATCACGGCGTCGATGAACGCCAACAAGCGGCGCTGGTGGTCGGCCAGGTCCTCTGCGGTGTGCACCGCGGGGTTGGCGTCGAAATCGATCTGCAGGTCCTGCCCGTTGCCTCGTTCGTACAGGAAGATGCCGAGGTCTTCCGCCGTGCCGTTCGAGAGGTTGCGCGGTTTGGCTGGGTGGCCCGCGAAACGGAAGTCGTAGTCGAAGGGCTCGACGTTGACCACGGTGGTGAAGAGCTGCCGGTTGTTCACCAGCATGTTGAGGTCGCTGCGCAGGTGCTCGTAGCGGTACGACTGGTGCCGCAGGATCTGCCGCATCTGCCGGCCGACTTCGCGGATCAGTTCCGGAATCGGCAGGTCCGCGCGCATCGCGAGGCGCAGCGGCAGCGCGTTGGCCACCATCGCGGGCACGCGGCGCATGCGGTCGTTGTGGCGTGCGGTGACGGGAATGCCGATGGCCATGTCCTCGATGCCGGTCGCGCGATACAGGTAGGCCGCGGTGGTGGCGATCAGTATCTGCGGCAGCGTGGTGCCGAGCTCCTGCGCGATGGTCTGCAGCGCCTGCACGCTGGCCGCGGGCAGGTGCACCGTCTGGCGCAAGAGGCCACCGATGTTGACCGAGCGGCGCGAGGCGAGGCTCAGCGGATCGGGCGCGTCGGCGAAGCGCTCGGTCCAGTACTGGCGGTCGCGCGGAAAGCGGCCGGACTCGCGGTAGGCGTGTTCTTCGTCAGCGAGCTGAGAGATCGGTGCGAGACGCGAGTCTTCGGGCACCGCTGCGTTGTCGTCGGCCATCGCGGTGTAGGTGTCGGCGAAGCGGCGTGCAATGAGGCCGCCGCTGAAGCCGTCGAGCACGATGTGGTGGCTGCGGTGGTACCAGATGTGTCGATCGGGCGCGAGACGGATTAATGCGGAGAGCCACAGTTGTCCGTGCGCGAGGTCGATGTTCCGGGTGTAGTCGGCGCGCATCCAGCGCTCTGCCTCGGCCAGCGGATCGCTGTCGCCGCTGAGGTCGAGGTACGGAATCTCGCCAGCAAAAACAGGTGCGACCACCTGCCGCGGCCCCTGCGGGGTATCGACGAAACCAAGGCGCGTGGCCTCGACTTCGTCGGCCACCTGCCGCATGGCGGCGAGAAAGATGTCGGGGTCGATCTCGCCAGCGATGTCGATGGCTTCGGCGAGATTGAAATTGGTGTCGGGCGAGGCGAACTTTGCGCCGAGCCACATCGCCATCTGCCCCGAGGTAAGGGGGGCGGTGCGGCCCAGCTGATCGACGGTACTCATGCACTTCTCCAGGTCTTGAGTGAAATTGGCAACGATGCATGTGCGCGTGAAATGGACGCGTCGTGCATCGGCCGCTCAAGGAGAAATGCCGGTGCTCCGCGGTAACAATCCGTTCACATTGCCAGTCCACTGTACAAGTGGTTGCAACCATTTCAGTGACGGTTTTTGGGCCGAAAACATTTCATGACCGTCTTTGAGCGCGAAAGATTTCATCCTCGCGTTGCGATGCGAATCGCGGCTTCCGGAATCGAAGGCTTTCATCGTATTTCGGCGGCCATGCACCCCAAAAGCTTGTTGCGATGCAGCAACTTGGCGAGGAAGTTGTAGGGGCATCGCTCGCCGTGTTATTCGCGGCGGCACGCGCGTACGCGCCACGCGGCGCGTACTTTGGTTGTCGAACGCGTTGTCGCTTCAGGCGCGCTCGGAGAACAACGCCGTGATCACCTGCCGCAACCAGCGGTTGGCCGGATCGCCCTCGAAGCGTTTGCTCCAGTGCAGCGACACGCTGAAGTCGCGCAGCGGAAACGGCGGCTCGACGATGGCGTAACCGCCCTCTTCCGCAAAGCCGCGCGCGATGTTGCGCGGCATCACCACCGCGAGGTCGGTGGCGCGCACGATGGCCGGCAGCACCATGAAGTGCTCGGTCGTGAGGCGAAGGCGGTCTTCCAGGTTCAGCAGTTGCAGGATGCGCAGCGTGTCGGCGTGCGTGCGCACCGCCACGTAGTCGAGCTCCTGCAGCGCCTCGAGCAGCGCCTGCCCCTTGCGACGGCGCTTCACGAACGGATGGCCCTTGCGCAGCAGCACGATGTAGCGGTCCTTCAGCAGATGCGTGCGCTGCGTGTCGCGCACGTTCGACAGGAAGCCGAAGGCGAAATCGATGCGGCCGCTGTCGAGCGCGGGCGCGACTTCCGCCGGCAGCAGCGGCAGGGTCTCCAGCCGCACGCCGGGCGCGAGTTCGCCCAGCCGCGCCATCAGCGCGGGCAGGAAGCGGCCCTCGCCGATGTCGCTCATGTGAATACGAAAGCTCTTGCGCGAGACCTGCGGCTCGAAGCGATCGGGCTCATGCAGCGCCGCCTCGATCGTGCTGAGCGCTGCCTGCACCGCAACCGCGAGCCGGTCGGCGCGCGGTGTCGGCGCCACGCCGCCGGGGGTGCGCGTGAAGAGCGCGTCTTTCAGCAATAACCGCAGCCGCCCCAGGCCGTGACTCGCCGCGGGCTGCGTGAGGCCCAGCGACTCCGCCGCGCGGCTCACGCTGCGCTCGCGATAGACCGCATCGAACAAGCGCAGCAGGTTGAGGTCGACCGAGTCGATATGCATGCCATTCATATTGCTTAGCTTGATTATTCTATTGAGCGCGGACCCCATGGCACGCACACTGGCGAGCGGTTCTCAGTCGGCCCCAAAGCCGAATCGATCGAACACCCCACGACAAGAAGGAGACACGACATGGCCCTACGCCGTTCGCACGCGGTCCTCGCCGCCCTGCTCTTCACAGCCACCGCCGCATGGGCCCAGCAGCCCCCGGCCGAGGAACCGGGGTGGGCCAAGGGCCGCCCGAAGAACGAAGCCGCCACGCGCCTGGCACCCGTGCCCTCTTTCCCGATTCCCACCGCGCCCGACCAGTTGCCCACCGCCAAGTTCAAGCTCCCGCCCGGCTTCAAGGTGGAGACCTGGGCCTCGGGCGTGCTCGATGCGCGCGAGTTGCGCCAGGGCGCCAAGGGCACGGTCTTCGTGAGCACGCTCTTCGTGGGCAACAAGGTCTACGCCATTGCCGAAAAGGGCGACCGCAAGCCCAAGACCATCATCGACAAGACCGAGTTCGCCACCGGCATCGAGTTCTACAAGGGCGCGCTCTTCCTGGCCACGCACAAGCAGATCGTGCGTTACGACGGCATCGAGGACAAGCTGGACAACCCCGGTACGCCGGTGGTGCTCAACGACAAGCTGCCCGGCGGCCAGGACCACAGCTGGCGGTACCTGCGCATGCACAAGGACAAGCTCTACTACGCGGTCGGCGCGCCCTGCAACCTGTGCGAGCCCGACGACGCGCATGCGCGCATCTTCCGCATGAACCCCGACGGCAGCGGCATCGAGACGGTGGCGCGCGGCGTGCGCAACACGGTGGGCTTCGACTTCGACCCGAAGACCGGCAACCTCTGGTTCACCGACAACGGCCGCGACTGGCTCAGCGAAGACCTGCCGAACGACGAGCTCAACGTGGTGACCAAGCCCGACCAGCACTTCGGCTATCCGTACTGCCACCAGGGCAACATCCTCGATTCGGAATTCGGCTGGGGCAAGCGCTGCGACGACTACCAGAAGCCCGCAGCCCTGCTCGGCCCGCACGCCGCCGCGCTGGGCCTCGCCTTCTACAACGGCAAGAGCTTCCCAGCCAAGTACCGCGGCGCCATGTTCATCGCGCGCCACGGCCCGTGGAACCGCACCACCAAGTACGCAGACATCGCGGTCGCCTGGCCCGACGGCAAGGGCGGCGCGAAGGTCGAGCCCTTCATGACGGGCTTCGTCGAGAACAACACCTACCTCGGCCGGCCGGTGGACTTCCTCGTGCTGAAAGACGGCTCGATGCTGGTGAGCGACGACCACGCCGGTGCGATCTATCGCATCAGCTACGGTGGCAAATGAAGAGAGCCGGCGTCATTGCGAAAGCGGTAGCGGCGGGCTTGATGGCGGTGGCTCTGTCGTCGGCGGTTGCACAGGGCACGAAGCCGGCTGCCTCAGCGCAGCCTAGCTATGCGCAGCGCTATGGGTCCCTGTGCGCCTCGTGCCACGGCGCGAACGGCCGCAGCGACATGGCGGGCACGCCGGTGCTTGCGGGCCAGCATTCGTTCTATGCGATCACGCAGCTCTTTCTCTTTCGCGAAGGCCGGCGCGACAACCCGGCAATGACCGCAGTCGCCAAGACCATGACCGATGCCGACCTGCGCGGCTTCTCGGACTACATCGCCACGCTGCCCGCGGTGCCCGCACCGCCGGCCGCCACGCCGCCGGATGCCGCACGCATGACGCGCGGCCAAGCTTTGGCACAGGAGCATCGCTGCGTGATCTGCCACGGCGCCGACCTGAGCGGCGGCCAGCAGGTGCCGCGCATCGGGCAGCAGCATGAAGACTACCTGCAGCTCACGCTGCACGGCTTTCGCACGGGCAAGCGCCCGGGCTACACGCAGGCGATGGGCGAGGCGGTGAGCCGCATCGCGCCGGAGGACCTGGACACGCTCGCCTATTACGTCGCGCGCTTTCCCGGCGCACCCGCGAAGCCCCCACCGAAGTAACACCGCCGTACGACATCTGCGAGTGCGCCATGCGGACGCAGCGCACCGCGCACCCGAAATTCCCCAAAACCACGAACATCGGAGCCGAATCTCTTGGAAGTCTCATTCAGCAAGGAAGTGGAAATGCTGCGCCTTGGCGCCGGCGACACCTTCCACGGCGAGGGCATCCTCGCCATCACCAAGGGCCTCCTGCAGTCGGGCGTGGCCTACGTGGGCGGCTACCAGGGCGCGCCCGTGTCGCACCTGCTCGACGTGATGGTCCAGGGCAAGGCCTACATGGACGAACTCGGCGTGCACGTCGAGGCCTGCTCGAACGAAGCCTCGGCCGCAGCGATGCTCGGCGCCTCCATCCACTACCCGCTGCGCGGCGCGGTCACCTGGAAATCCATCGTCGGCACCAACGTGGCGGCCGATGCGCTGTCGAACCTCTCCTCGCCGGGCGTGACCGGCGGCGTGCTGGTCGTGGTGGGCGAGGACTACGGCGAAGGCGCGAGCGTGATCCAGGAACGCACGCATGCCTACGCGCTCAAGTCGAGCATGTGCCTGCTCGATCCACGCCCCGATCTCGGCGTGATGGTGCGCATGGTCGAAGAAGGATTTCGCCTTTCGGAAACCTCGAACATGCCCTGCCTCATGGAGCTGCGCATCCGCACCTGCCATGTGCGCGGCAGCTTCGAGTGCAAGGACAACGTCGCGCCCGCCGTCTCGACGCGCGCGCTCATGACCGAGCCCGCGGGCTTCGACTACATGCGCCTCGCGCACCCGCCCGTCACCTTCCGCCACGAGAAGCTCAAGGGCGACGCGCGCATTCCGGCGGCGCGGCGCTACATCGTCGAACACGGGCTCAACGAGCTGATGCCGGGCCATCGCCATACGGACCTGGGCATCGTGGTGCAGGGCGGTCTCTACAACGCGCTCGTCCGCAGCCTGCAGCAGCAAGGCCTGGCCGATGCGTTCGGCGAGACAGACATTCCGATCCTCGTGCTCAACGTGACCTATCCGCTGGTGCCGGAGCAAGTGGCCGACTTCTGCGTGGGCAAACGCGCGGTGCTGGTGGTGGAAGAAGGCCAGCCGGAGTACATCGAGCAAGACATCGCGACACTGCTGCGCCGGCGCGACATCCAGACACCGCTGCATGGCAAGGACATGCTGCCCGCTGCTGGCGAGTACGGCGTCGAGGTGCTGTCGGGCGGCATCGGCGCCTTCGCCGCGAAGTACATCGAAGCCGGCGAGGCGTTGTCATCGGCACAGGCATGGCTCGCTGGCAACCGCGAACGCCGCGAGGCCGTTGCACGCCAGCTCTCCGCGCCGCTGCCCAACCGCCCGCCGAGCTTCTGCATCGGCTGCCCCGAGCGCCCGGTGTTCTCCGCGCTCAAGCTCGCGCAGCAGGAGACGGGGCCGGTGCACATCGCGGCCGACATCGGCTGCCACGCCTTCGGCACTTTCGAGCCGTTCTCGATGGGCCACTCGATCCTCGGCTACGGCATGAGCCTCGCGAGCCGCGCGGGCGTGGCACCGATGATGAACCGCCGCACGCTCTCGATCATGGGCGACGGCGGGTTCTGGCACAACGGCTTGCTCACCGGCGTGCAGAGCGCGCTGTTCAACGACGACGACGCGGTGCTCCTGATCTTCAAGAACGGCTACACCTCGGCCACCGGCACGCAGGACATCATCTCCACGCCGGACGACGACGTGAAGGAGCGCGCCGTCGACAAGCAGCAGAGCCTGGTCGACAAGAACCAGACCATCGAGGCCACGCTCACCGGCCTGGGCGTGAAGTGGATGCGCACCGTGACCACCTACGACGTGGAGCGCATGCGCAAGACGCTGACCGACGCGCTCACCAGCGACTTCAACGGCCTGAAGGTGGTGATCGCCGAGGGCGAGTGCCAGCTCGAGCGGCAGCGGCGGATCAAGCCGTGGATCGCCGGTCTGCTCAAGAAGGGCGAGCGCGTGGTGCGGGTGAAGTACGGCGTCGATGAAGACGTGTGCAACGGCGACCACGCGTGCATCCGCCTCTCGGGCTGCCCGACGCTCACGCTCAAGGACAACCCCGATCCGCTGAAGGTCGACCCCGTTGCCACCGTGATCGACGGCTGCGTGGGCTGCGGCCTCTGCGGCGAGAACGCGCACGCGGCCACGCTGTGCCCGAGCTTCTATCGGGCCGAGGTGGTGCAGAACCCGAAGTGGCACGAACGCCTCGTGCATTCGCTGCGCGGCGCGGTCGTTCGCGCACTGCAACCCGCATGAGCCACATGAGCCAGATGAGCCGCGCCATGGAAACGAATCGTCCCATCACCCTTCTCGTCTGCGCCCTCGGTGGCGAAGGCGGCGGCGTGCTCACCGAATGGCTCGTGGACATCGCCCGCCATGCCGGCTACGCCGCGCAGAGCACCTCGATTCCCGGTGTCGCGCAGCGCACCGGTGCCACCACCTACTACATCGAGGTGTTCCCCGTGCCGCTCGCACAGCTGGGCGGCAGGCGCCCGGTGTTCAGCCTGAGCCCGGTGCCCGGCGCGCTCGATGCGATCGTTTCGTCGGAGCTGCTGGAGACCGCACGGCAGATCGGCAACGGCATGAGCGCGCCGCTGCGCACGCTGGTCATCAGCTCGTCGGCGCGCATCTTCACCACCGCCGAACGCATGGAGCCCGGCGACGGGCGCGCCGATGCGCAGCGCCTGGTCGACGTGGTGAAAGCCTTCAGCCGCGAGCACCATGTGTTCGACATGAACGCCATCGCACGCGACACCGGCACGGTGGTCAGCGCCGTGATGCTCGGCGCCATAGCGGGCAGCGGCCTCTTCCCGTTTCCGCGCGAAGCCTATGAGCACGTCGTGCGTGGCGGCGACACGAGCGCACCCGAGAAGCTCAACAAGATGGCCGCCGCCAGCCTGCGCGGCTTCGCGGCCGCCTTCGATGCGGTGAGCGCGCCGCGCACGCAGTCCGCCTTCGTGAACAGCGTGATGGCCGGCGACACCGCCGACGCGCCGCCACCCGCGCGCGCCCTGCCCGACGAACTGGCGCGCCGCTTCCCGCCCGCCGTGCACGACCTGCTCGCACTCGGCCATGCACGCGTGCTCGATTACCAGGATGCCGCCTACGCGACGCTGTATGCCGAGCGCCTGGGCAAGGTGCTCGATGCCGAGCGCGCCGCCGATCCGGCCGGCGCCCACGGCTTTGCCCTCACCCGCGAGGCCGCGCGCTGGCTTGCGCTGTGGATGGCCTTCGACGACATCGTGCGCGTGGCCGCGCTCAAGGGCCGCGCGAGCCGCGTCCAGCGCGTGCGGCAGGAAGTGCGCGCGGGCGACGAAGACATCGTGAAGCTCCACGACCACTTCAAGCCCGGCGCCGCCGAGTTCGCCGCGCTGCTGCCACCCGCGCTGTCGCGCCGCGTGACCGCGTGGGACCGCGGCCGGCAGGCGCGCGGCCGCGAGCCCTGGGCGCTGCCGTTGAAGGTGGGCAGCCATTCGGTCTTCGGCATGGCGTCGCTGCGGCTCCTGTCGTCGCTGAAGTGGCTGCGCCGCCGAGGCAGCCGCTTCGCCGAGGAGCAGGCGCTGATCGAGCGCTGGCTCGCGGCCGTGGAAGCCGGCACGCGTGAAGCCTGGGCACTGGGCCACGAGCTTGCGCTGTGCGGCCGGCTCATCAAGGGCTACGGCAGCACCAACGAACGCGGCAAGGAGAACCTGCTGCACGTGACCGACCATCTCGCGGCACAGCCCGGCGTGGCGCCGGCCGTGCGCGCGCAATCCGTGGCGGCGGCACGCACCGCCGCCCTGGCCGACGACGCCGGCCGCGC
This region includes:
- a CDS encoding LysR family transcriptional regulator, giving the protein MNGMHIDSVDLNLLRLFDAVYRERSVSRAAESLGLTQPAASHGLGRLRLLLKDALFTRTPGGVAPTPRADRLAVAVQAALSTIEAALHEPDRFEPQVSRKSFRIHMSDIGEGRFLPALMARLGELAPGVRLETLPLLPAEVAPALDSGRIDFAFGFLSNVRDTQRTHLLKDRYIVLLRKGHPFVKRRRKGQALLEALQELDYVAVRTHADTLRILQLLNLEDRLRLTTEHFMVLPAIVRATDLAVVMPRNIARGFAEEGGYAIVEPPFPLRDFSVSLHWSKRFEGDPANRWLRQVITALFSERA
- a CDS encoding PQQ-dependent sugar dehydrogenase, with translation MALRRSHAVLAALLFTATAAWAQQPPAEEPGWAKGRPKNEAATRLAPVPSFPIPTAPDQLPTAKFKLPPGFKVETWASGVLDARELRQGAKGTVFVSTLFVGNKVYAIAEKGDRKPKTIIDKTEFATGIEFYKGALFLATHKQIVRYDGIEDKLDNPGTPVVLNDKLPGGQDHSWRYLRMHKDKLYYAVGAPCNLCEPDDAHARIFRMNPDGSGIETVARGVRNTVGFDFDPKTGNLWFTDNGRDWLSEDLPNDELNVVTKPDQHFGYPYCHQGNILDSEFGWGKRCDDYQKPAALLGPHAAALGLAFYNGKSFPAKYRGAMFIARHGPWNRTTKYADIAVAWPDGKGGAKVEPFMTGFVENNTYLGRPVDFLVLKDGSMLVSDDHAGAIYRISYGGK
- a CDS encoding c-type cytochrome, which gives rise to MKRAGVIAKAVAAGLMAVALSSAVAQGTKPAASAQPSYAQRYGSLCASCHGANGRSDMAGTPVLAGQHSFYAITQLFLFREGRRDNPAMTAVAKTMTDADLRGFSDYIATLPAVPAPPAATPPDAARMTRGQALAQEHRCVICHGADLSGGQQVPRIGQQHEDYLQLTLHGFRTGKRPGYTQAMGEAVSRIAPEDLDTLAYYVARFPGAPAKPPPK
- a CDS encoding indolepyruvate ferredoxin oxidoreductase subunit alpha, which gives rise to MEVSFSKEVEMLRLGAGDTFHGEGILAITKGLLQSGVAYVGGYQGAPVSHLLDVMVQGKAYMDELGVHVEACSNEASAAAMLGASIHYPLRGAVTWKSIVGTNVAADALSNLSSPGVTGGVLVVVGEDYGEGASVIQERTHAYALKSSMCLLDPRPDLGVMVRMVEEGFRLSETSNMPCLMELRIRTCHVRGSFECKDNVAPAVSTRALMTEPAGFDYMRLAHPPVTFRHEKLKGDARIPAARRYIVEHGLNELMPGHRHTDLGIVVQGGLYNALVRSLQQQGLADAFGETDIPILVLNVTYPLVPEQVADFCVGKRAVLVVEEGQPEYIEQDIATLLRRRDIQTPLHGKDMLPAAGEYGVEVLSGGIGAFAAKYIEAGEALSSAQAWLAGNRERREAVARQLSAPLPNRPPSFCIGCPERPVFSALKLAQQETGPVHIAADIGCHAFGTFEPFSMGHSILGYGMSLASRAGVAPMMNRRTLSIMGDGGFWHNGLLTGVQSALFNDDDAVLLIFKNGYTSATGTQDIISTPDDDVKERAVDKQQSLVDKNQTIEATLTGLGVKWMRTVTTYDVERMRKTLTDALTSDFNGLKVVIAEGECQLERQRRIKPWIAGLLKKGERVVRVKYGVDEDVCNGDHACIRLSGCPTLTLKDNPDPLKVDPVATVIDGCVGCGLCGENAHAATLCPSFYRAEVVQNPKWHERLVHSLRGAVVRALQPA
- a CDS encoding indolepyruvate oxidoreductase subunit beta family protein, translated to METNRPITLLVCALGGEGGGVLTEWLVDIARHAGYAAQSTSIPGVAQRTGATTYYIEVFPVPLAQLGGRRPVFSLSPVPGALDAIVSSELLETARQIGNGMSAPLRTLVISSSARIFTTAERMEPGDGRADAQRLVDVVKAFSREHHVFDMNAIARDTGTVVSAVMLGAIAGSGLFPFPREAYEHVVRGGDTSAPEKLNKMAAASLRGFAAAFDAVSAPRTQSAFVNSVMAGDTADAPPPARALPDELARRFPPAVHDLLALGHARVLDYQDAAYATLYAERLGKVLDAERAADPAGAHGFALTREAARWLALWMAFDDIVRVAALKGRASRVQRVRQEVRAGDEDIVKLHDHFKPGAAEFAALLPPALSRRVTAWDRGRQARGREPWALPLKVGSHSVFGMASLRLLSSLKWLRRRGSRFAEEQALIERWLAAVEAGTREAWALGHELALCGRLIKGYGSTNERGKENLLHVTDHLAAQPGVAPAVRAQSVAAARTAALADDAGRALDAALVAHGAPARAVKAQPIRWMKRKPSGGA